Genomic window (Chionomys nivalis chromosome 7, mChiNiv1.1, whole genome shotgun sequence):
GTGTCTGGTTCACTCAGCTCTCTGCCCCCGCACCTTTCCCCCTAAGCCCACAAAGATGGTTTAGTCTTCACAAATAGTATGAATGCAGTTAAATCgtcatcttctctctccttggTGCAGGGATAGAGCCAAGCAGGCACTCTGTCATGGAGCTATGTGGTCATTTGGCTGAAACACATCCCAACTAATGGCTGTCCTGGATTAAATGCTCCTTCCACATCCCTCTTCCGGTCTGTCCACAAACAGGGACTGGCATTGTGATGTACAAAGGTACTAACCCTGCCAGCCTGCTACAGAGCAGTTCCTCAGTCTAACTGGAGAGATGAGGAGGGAGCTCTGACTCCAGTTCTTTTGCCAGGTTATTTAAGCTCAAGCAGAAGCTGTTGCCTCTCCAGCAAGAGAAGGCCGATCTCTAAGACGCTGCCCGCTCTGCTAGCCTCTGTTCCTGTGACCCCTTTCTAAAGACAGTCGGTGCCAGGGACCTACTTGGCATCCTGGTCCTCGAGCAGGCTGCGGTAGGTGGCGATCTCCTGCTCCAGCCGTGTCTTGATGTCCAACAGCATCTTGTACTCCTGGTTCTGGCACTCCATCTCGCTGCGGAGCTCGCTCAGCTGGGCCTCAATGCTGCTGATGAGTCCCTGGATCTGCTGCAGCTGCAGGGCATAGCGGCACTCTGTCTCTGCCAAGGAGCTTTCCAGGCCGGCTTTCTGGTGGTCCAAAAGGAAGAAGTTATGAGGAGAGCCAGTCCAGAGGGAGACCTAGTAGTGGGGGAATCACAGGGCATGGGCAGCCGAGGGTACCATGCTCAGCTGGGACTGCAGCtcaatctccaggccctggaGTGTGCGCCTGAGCTCTGTGATCTCTGTCTTACTGGTCTGGATCATGGCAGCACTGGAGGAGACTTCCTTGTTCAGCTCTGCACTCTGAATGCCAAGCAGAGAGAAGGGGGTGGTGGGGCTTAGCAAGAAGTCCTGACCAAAAGCCATGCCCCCCCCAGCACCACCCACCTTAGTGGGTTAGGAACACCAGTACCTTGCTCTGGAACCATTCCTCGGCATCCCTCCTATTCTTCTCTGCCAGGGCCTCATACTGTTCCCTCATCTCAGCCAGCACACGAGTCAGATCAATGCCAGGGGTGGCATCCATCTCCACGTTGACCTGGCCTACAACCTGGTTGCTGAACTCCTTCATCTCCTGTGGGGGTAGAAAAGGAAGATGTGAGAGACTCCTTTTTCTCCTTATCTCTGAGTGGCAGCAGAATGTTCTGGAAGATTCATCAGGACCTCACAGTGGATGGCAGTGTCAGCCTGCAGCAGCGGGCTCCCCTTGCTCACCAGAGGTGGCTCAGCCCATGGCAGGCCCGCCATCCCCTCTCACCTCCTCATGGTTCTTCTTCATGTAGGCCAGCTCCTCATTCAGGCTCTCGATCTGCATCTCCAGGTCAGTCTTAGACAGGGTGAGGTCATCTAACACCCTGCGCAGGCCATTGATGTCAGCCTCCACACCCTGCCGCAAGTTCAGCTCAGTTTCATACCTGAAATATGTTTAAGaattaaagcaaaacataaaTAGCATTAGACGCATCCCACCCCATACCCTGAACTCCTCTACGACTCCAAGGCCTTCGCTCCCGGATGTCCCAGTGCCCTCCATCAGATGGGCATTCCTCTCACGTAAGAGTCTGCTGGGAAAGACGTGAGGAAGAAAGACTCACTTGAGCCTGAAGTCATCTGCAGCCAGCCTGGCGTTGTCAACCTCCAGGATGATGCGGTTGTTGTCGGTGGTGGCTTCCAGGATCtacaaaacacagagagagggaattctctgggactgtgctTAGAGAGCAAAACTCAATGCCTTAACTGTGCTTGAGCAAAGACGACCAACTCTGTGAGGTGAGAGGCAAGGCCAgcacccttttctttctcttgagcgTCCCCCATCAAGTCAGAGTGGGAAAGGCCAATGGTGAACGCTTCAGAGGAACACCTGCTCAGGGCATCTTCCAGTAGTCATATATTAGAGCTGTTGCCTATCTAGGCCACTGTCTCCAGAGCTGTCCCCTTAAGGTCAGAAGAGGTTCACTGTGACTCCAGATCTATTCTGGTCATGTCCCTGGAGCTGGCCTCCCAGATAAGCAACGAAGAAACACATCCAATTGAGTCTCTTGCCCAAACATCTGCAGTCTAAGCATTAAAGCCTGTCCTGCGTAACTGGGGCTTGATCCAGG
Coding sequences:
- the Krt13 gene encoding keratin, type I cytoskeletal 13, producing the protein MSCRFQSSSTSYGGGFGAGSCQLGGSRKISTCSSRFVSGGSAGGYGGGMSCGFGGGAGSGFGGGFGGSYGGGFGGGFGGGFGDFGGGDGGLLSGNEKITMQNLNDRLANYLEKVRALEAANADLEVKIRDWHLRQSPASPERDYSAYYKTIEELRVKILEATTDNNRIILEVDNARLAADDFRLKYETELNLRQGVEADINGLRRVLDDLTLSKTDLEMQIESLNEELAYMKKNHEEEMKEFSNQVVGQVNVEMDATPGIDLTRVLAEMREQYEALAEKNRRDAEEWFQSKSAELNKEVSSSAAMIQTSKTEITELRRTLQGLEIELQSQLSMKAGLESSLAETECRYALQLQQIQGLISSIEAQLSELRSEMECQNQEYKMLLDIKTRLEQEIATYRSLLEDQDAKMAGFNNARGNVTTTASASVSPSTSGRVDFRKY